In Callospermophilus lateralis isolate mCalLat2 chromosome 10, mCalLat2.hap1, whole genome shotgun sequence, a single genomic region encodes these proteins:
- the LOC143408899 gene encoding large ribosomal subunit protein P1-like, producing MASVSGLACLYSVLIQHDNKMTIMEDKINALANVNTGSLICNTGAGGPAPAAGVATAGGPVPTTTASSAEEKKVEAKKEESEDSNDYMGFGLFD from the exons ATGGCCTCTGTATCTGGCCTGGCCTGTTTATACTCTGTCCTCATACAGCATGACAACAAGATGACTATCATGGAGGATAAAATCAAT GCCCTGGCCAATGTTAATACTGGGAGCCTCATTTGCAACACAGGTGCCGGTGGGCCTGCTCCAGCAGCTGGTGTGGCGACAGCAGGAGGTCCTGTCCCCACCACCACAGCTTCCTCAGCTGAGGAGAAGAAAGTGGAAGCAAAGAAGGAAGAATCTGAGGATTCCAATGATTACATGGGATTTGGTCTTTTTGACTAA